In a single window of the Harpia harpyja isolate bHarHar1 chromosome 3, bHarHar1 primary haplotype, whole genome shotgun sequence genome:
- the CALHM4 gene encoding calcium homeostasis modulator protein 4, with the protein MTFLPKWLTFLKGKEVVVANAIIAILTIGGQQLFSFFTFSCPCHVGQNLIYGLAFLGVPALILLLVGYALNNQTWRLVTGKISPLQERTTPNQLLQCKLTCFVLCSITGRALVAPVTWLAVTLINGSYYVCAMSEYVSVHYYGANPNVTASERRRILAEFPCSQLVPLELTRARDEVILLLRYQSQVAGWLLIAVVVITVFLSYCLASCFSPLSFLHFRYWSSYVHNEQELFDEATDQHSRLYAMQHVKKFFGFVPGSENVKEIRIPSLREWQAISGLAFLKRVDEEHYDYSLLHDWALRESENRKYLKIDEDPVIRTQL; encoded by the exons ATGACTTTCCTTCCGAAGTGGTTAACTTTTCTAAAAGGCAAAGAGGTTGTTGTTGCTAATGCTATAATTGCAATATTGACAATTGGTgggcagcaacttttttccttttttacattcAGCTGTCCCTGTCATGTTGGGCAGAACCTTATCTATGGGCTGGCTTTCCTAGGAGTTCCTGCACTGATCCTTCTGCTTGTTGGTTATGCCCTGAATAACCAGACTTGGAGGCTGGTCACAGGCAAAATTTCTCCTCTTCAGGAAAGGACTACGCCAAACCAGTTACTGCAATGCAAACTGACCTGCTTTGTCTTGTGCAGTATCACTGGGAGAGCTCTGGTTGCTCCAGTAACATGGCTAGCGGTCACCCTGATAAATGGCTCATATTATGTCTGTGCTATGAGCGAGTATGTCTCTGTGCATTATTATGGAGCTAATCCTAATGTTACTGCTAGTGAACGCAGAAGGATATTGGCTGAATTTCCATGCAGTCAGTTAGTTCCTCTGGAGCTGACCCGGGCAAGAGATGAAGTGATTCTCCTACTCCGATACCAGTCACAA gtGGCTGGCTGGCTTCTGATTGCTGTGGTAGTCATCACTGTCTTCCTGTCTTACTGCCTGGCAAGCTGTTTCTCCCCACTCAGCTTTCTACATTTCAGATACTGGAGCAGCTATGTCCATAATGAGCAGGAGCTCTTTGATGAAGCAACAGACCAGCACTCCAGGCTCTATGCCATGCAGCACGTAAAGAAGTTCTTTGGCTTTGTCCCAGGGAGTGAAAATGTAAAGGAAATCCGTATCCCATCTCTCAGAGAGTGGCAAGCCATTTCTGGACTGGCCTTTCTAAAACGGGTGGATGAGGAGCACTATGACTACAGCCTCCTCCATGACTGGGCACTTAGGGAgtctgaaaatagaaaataccTGAAGATTGATGAAGACCCTGTGATCAGAACCCAGCTctga
- the RWDD1 gene encoding RWD domain-containing protein 1, which translates to MTDYSEEQRNELEALESIYPDSFTVLSEKPTTFTITVTSEAGENDETVQTTLKFTYREKYPDETPLYEIVSQENLDDNDVTDIIKLLEQQAEENLGMVMIFTLVSAVQEKLNEIVDQIKTRREEEKKQKEREAEEEEKQRFHGTPVTIENFLNWKAKFDAELLEIKRKKMKEEEQAGKNKLSGKQLFEMDHNLDTSDIQFLEEAGNSVEVDESLFQEMDDLELDDEEDDPDYNPVNLDSD; encoded by the exons ATGACCGACTACAGCGAGGAGCAGCGCAACGAGCTGGAGGCCCTGGAGTCCATCTACCCGGACTCGTTCACGG tATTGTCAGAAAAGCCAACGACTTTCACAATCACTGTGACATCTGAAGCAGGAGAAAATGATGAAA CTGTCCAAACAACCCTTAAATTTACCTACAGAGAAAAATATCCTGATGAAACTCCACTTTATGAAATTGTCTCGCAGGAGAATCTTGACGATAATGATGTCACGGACATAATAAAACTACTAGAACAACAG GCAGAAGAAAATTTAGGAATGGTAATGATCTTCACTCTAGTCTCAGCAGTAcaggagaaattaaatgaaatagtGGATCAAATAAAAACacgaagagaagaggaaaagaaacagaaagaaagagaagcagaagaagaagagaaa caaCGTTTTCATGGCACTCCTGTTACCATTGAGAATTTCCTAAATTGGAAAGCGAAGTTTGATGCAGAACTcctagaaataaaaaggaaaaaaatgaaagaagaagaacaagcgggcaaaaataaattaagcG gtAAACAGCTGTTTGAAATGGATCACAACCTTGACACCTCTGACATCCAGTTCTTGGAGGAAG cTGGAAACAGCGTGGAGGTTGATGAATCTTTATTCCAAGAAATGGATGATTTAGAGTTGGATGATGAAGAAGATGACCCTGACTACAACCCTGTTAATTTGGACAGTGATTAG
- the LOC128139230 gene encoding amine sulfotransferase-like isoform X2 has product MEPSKEYLFKYKGFYFAVKNTSLEYVASLEDFEIKDSDIFLATYPKSGTVWTQNILSLIIHEGHRNGTENVATMDRIPWLEYRTENTDYAALPLPRIFATHLPYYLVPRDLRNKRACIIYVTRNPKDVMVSYYHFSKYITTLEEVPDFNVFMERFLAGKVLASSWLDHVAGWYSHAEDFNILFLTYEEMKKDLRSAVLKICNFLGKKLSEEDVDSVVRQAAFENMRKDPRANYENLPDDMVAKDKGSFLRKGTVGDWKNIMTVAQSERFDKVLKEKMKTLPIKFIWDINDEM; this is encoded by the exons ATGGAACCATCAAAAGAATATCTATTCAAATACAAagggttttattttgctgtaaaaaatACTTCACTTGAGTATGTAGCTTCCCTGGAGGATTTTGAAATCAAAGATAGTGACATATTTTTAGCTACTTACCCAAAATCAG GAACTGTGTGGACTCAGAACATTTTGAGCTTAATAATTCATGAAGGCCACCGTAATGGAACAGAAAATGTGGCGACCATGGACAGAATCCCATGGCTGGAATACAGGACAGAAAATACGGATTATGCAGCTCTTCCTTTGCCTCGTATTTTTGCCACCCACCTGCCTTACTACTTAGTTCCAAGAGACCTGCGAAACAAAAGAGCATGT ATTATTTATGTCACCAGGAACCCTAAGGATGTTATGGTTTCTTACTACCACTTCTCCAAATACATCACCACACTAGAGGAAGTACCAGATTTTAACGTTTTTATGGAGAGATTTTTAGCTGGCAAAG TACTTGCCAGTTCGTGGCTGGATCACGTTGCAGGCTGGTACAGTCATGCAGAGGATTTCAATATACTCTTCCTTACctatgaagaaatgaaaaag GATCTCAGAAGCGCTGTGCTGAAGATCTGCAACTTCCTAGGCAAGAAGCTGAGCGAAGAGGACGTGGACAGTGTTGTGAGACAAGCTGCATTTGAGAACATGAGAAAAGATCCCAGGGCAAACTATGAGAACCTGCCAGATGACATGGTAGCGAAAGACAAGGGCAGTTTTCTACGAAAAG GCACTGTTGGAGACTGGAAAAACATCATGACAGTGGCACAGAGTGAAAGGTTTGACAAAGTTcttaaagagaaaatgaagaccCTGCCCATCAAATTCATCTGGGATATTAATGATGAAATGTAG
- the LOC128139230 gene encoding amine sulfotransferase-like isoform X1, which produces MRAAPVAVRLFAYKDNRLTMEPSKEYLFKYKGFYFAVKNTSLEYVASLEDFEIKDSDIFLATYPKSGTVWTQNILSLIIHEGHRNGTENVATMDRIPWLEYRTENTDYAALPLPRIFATHLPYYLVPRDLRNKRACIIYVTRNPKDVMVSYYHFSKYITTLEEVPDFNVFMERFLAGKVLASSWLDHVAGWYSHAEDFNILFLTYEEMKKDLRSAVLKICNFLGKKLSEEDVDSVVRQAAFENMRKDPRANYENLPDDMVAKDKGSFLRKGTVGDWKNIMTVAQSERFDKVLKEKMKTLPIKFIWDINDEM; this is translated from the exons ATGCGGGCAGCGCCTGTCGCCGTGAG GTTATTTGCCTATAAGGACAACAGATTAACAATGGAACCATCAAAAGAATATCTATTCAAATACAAagggttttattttgctgtaaaaaatACTTCACTTGAGTATGTAGCTTCCCTGGAGGATTTTGAAATCAAAGATAGTGACATATTTTTAGCTACTTACCCAAAATCAG GAACTGTGTGGACTCAGAACATTTTGAGCTTAATAATTCATGAAGGCCACCGTAATGGAACAGAAAATGTGGCGACCATGGACAGAATCCCATGGCTGGAATACAGGACAGAAAATACGGATTATGCAGCTCTTCCTTTGCCTCGTATTTTTGCCACCCACCTGCCTTACTACTTAGTTCCAAGAGACCTGCGAAACAAAAGAGCATGT ATTATTTATGTCACCAGGAACCCTAAGGATGTTATGGTTTCTTACTACCACTTCTCCAAATACATCACCACACTAGAGGAAGTACCAGATTTTAACGTTTTTATGGAGAGATTTTTAGCTGGCAAAG TACTTGCCAGTTCGTGGCTGGATCACGTTGCAGGCTGGTACAGTCATGCAGAGGATTTCAATATACTCTTCCTTACctatgaagaaatgaaaaag GATCTCAGAAGCGCTGTGCTGAAGATCTGCAACTTCCTAGGCAAGAAGCTGAGCGAAGAGGACGTGGACAGTGTTGTGAGACAAGCTGCATTTGAGAACATGAGAAAAGATCCCAGGGCAAACTATGAGAACCTGCCAGATGACATGGTAGCGAAAGACAAGGGCAGTTTTCTACGAAAAG GCACTGTTGGAGACTGGAAAAACATCATGACAGTGGCACAGAGTGAAAGGTTTGACAAAGTTcttaaagagaaaatgaagaccCTGCCCATCAAATTCATCTGGGATATTAATGATGAAATGTAG